Proteins from a genomic interval of Nocardioidaceae bacterium:
- a CDS encoding CocE/NonD family hydrolase gives MRSSRLAAVLTTVALVAPASVLTASPAVAAPASRDGCVSSRPEPGSDQRVRICYTLFKPAGASRRAKAPVVLHSHGWGGSRTTDAAEFEDYLDAGIGVLSFDQRGFGDSGGKAHVMNPAYEGRDVRRLVRFVAQRPWVRKDAPGDPRLGAIGGSYGGGYQFLAAFEHLRTKGTPVLDALAPEITWWDLKQSLAPSELVRTEWVAALSAAGLPSDALPTGVYVSLLEGAAAGTWPQGAVPGGADLDRFFLRNGPKWQVSQGRRLDIPVLFGQGATDNLFPLRQGLQNWQKALTDRARRKSIFVGYNGGHTLPSLFPLGVQVSADPCSQRLGSEEFGDLALRFMEENLQGKDRGLRGFDRFHLATNDDRCVTTRSVRPDARFDVADFTVPTVAGPPVSTRIARGPITVAGRSRLAADVTTLARGNRAFLALAVGRTPLDARIVQNNSLPVRIDRVVSDKRVRVELPSVAVKVPKGQSLFLLASPLADMFAGFGSRTPSVMQFSDVRVALATR, from the coding sequence ATGAGGTCATCGAGGCTCGCTGCCGTGCTCACCACCGTCGCGCTCGTCGCCCCGGCGTCGGTCCTCACGGCCTCGCCCGCCGTCGCGGCGCCGGCCTCGCGCGACGGCTGCGTCTCGAGCCGCCCCGAGCCGGGATCGGACCAGCGCGTCCGCATCTGCTACACGCTCTTCAAGCCCGCGGGTGCGAGCCGGCGGGCCAAGGCGCCGGTCGTGCTGCACAGCCACGGGTGGGGCGGCAGCCGCACCACCGATGCCGCCGAGTTCGAGGACTACCTCGACGCCGGCATCGGGGTGCTCTCCTTCGACCAGCGCGGCTTCGGCGACAGCGGCGGCAAGGCCCACGTGATGAACCCCGCGTACGAGGGTCGTGACGTGCGACGGCTCGTCCGCTTCGTCGCCCAGCGGCCGTGGGTGCGCAAGGACGCACCGGGCGACCCGCGACTGGGCGCGATCGGCGGGTCCTACGGCGGCGGCTACCAGTTCCTGGCGGCCTTCGAGCACCTCCGCACCAAGGGCACCCCGGTCCTGGACGCCCTGGCGCCCGAGATCACCTGGTGGGACCTCAAGCAGAGCCTCGCGCCGAGCGAGCTGGTCCGCACCGAGTGGGTGGCCGCGCTCAGCGCCGCCGGCCTGCCGAGCGACGCGCTCCCTACCGGCGTGTACGTCTCCCTCCTCGAGGGGGCCGCCGCCGGCACCTGGCCGCAGGGCGCGGTGCCCGGGGGCGCCGATCTCGACCGCTTCTTCCTCCGCAACGGCCCCAAGTGGCAGGTCAGCCAGGGCCGCCGGCTCGACATCCCCGTGCTGTTCGGGCAGGGAGCCACCGACAACCTCTTCCCGCTGCGGCAGGGCCTGCAGAACTGGCAGAAGGCGCTGACCGACAGAGCGCGCAGGAAGAGCATCTTCGTCGGGTACAACGGTGGCCACACCCTGCCGTCGCTGTTCCCGCTCGGCGTGCAGGTCTCGGCGGACCCGTGCAGCCAGCGGCTGGGCAGCGAGGAGTTCGGCGACCTCGCGCTGCGGTTCATGGAGGAGAACCTGCAGGGCAAGGACCGCGGTCTGCGGGGCTTCGACCGGTTCCACCTCGCCACCAACGACGACCGCTGCGTGACGACCCGTTCCGTGCGTCCCGACGCACGGTTCGACGTCGCCGACTTCACGGTGCCGACAGTGGCCGGACCTCCGGTCTCGACCCGTATCGCGCGCGGACCGATCACCGTGGCGGGGCGCAGTCGCCTCGCCGCGGACGTGACGACACTGGCACGCGGCAACCGCGCCTTCCTGGCGCTCGCCGTAGGACGCACCCCGCTGGACGCCCGCATCGTGCAGAACAACTCGCTGCCGGTGCGGATCGACAGGGTCGTGAGCGACAAGCGCGTACGCGTCGAGCTGCCCTCGGTGGCGGTGAAGGTGCCGAAGGGGCAGTCCCTGTTCCTGCTCGCGTCGCCGCTGGCGGACATGTTCGCCGGGTTCGGCAGCCGGACGCCGTCAGTCATGCAGTTCAGCGACGTGCGGGTCGCGCTGGCGACGCGCTGA
- a CDS encoding DUF222 domain-containing protein yields the protein MRIEGKPDGWTGPTTVPVSDLPAVLPSLPSLLSTHEVEALDESALLELIGSAERAKSALAALQARASATLHNKRCRREEAGGVPQAQRGRGLASEIALARRESPHKGSRLLGLARALVEEMPHPLAALQRGDVTEWRATVVVKETAVLTAAHRRTVDGELADRLPDLGDRRAGAAARAIGYRLDPGSSLRRVRGAHADRCVTVRPAPDTMTHLTGFLPVKDGVACHTALTRAADAATAAGDDRTRSQLMADLLVERVTGVAPATGTPVALHLVMDQQALLAAPTDAPPSAHEAAAETAAHLDGYGPIPAWLARRIVRDSDRVWLRRLFTDPVTGQLAATDSRAREFRGALRRLLVLRDQTCRTPWCDAPVRHLDHATAVSDGGQTTYAHGQGLCARCNYAKELDGWSHRPEATGTTVRGPTGHSWFSPTPVHRPPGRAPAPAPSPRRSPAETHLAALIAA from the coding sequence ATGCGCATCGAGGGAAAGCCGGACGGCTGGACGGGGCCGACCACGGTCCCCGTGTCCGACCTGCCCGCGGTGCTGCCCTCGCTGCCCTCGCTGCTGTCGACGCACGAGGTCGAGGCCCTCGACGAGTCCGCGCTGCTCGAGCTGATCGGCTCCGCCGAGCGCGCGAAGTCCGCACTCGCCGCCCTGCAGGCACGGGCGAGCGCGACACTGCACAACAAGCGCTGCCGTCGCGAGGAAGCCGGCGGGGTCCCGCAGGCACAACGCGGCCGCGGCCTCGCCTCCGAGATCGCCCTCGCCCGCCGCGAGTCACCCCACAAAGGATCCCGGCTGCTCGGACTGGCCCGAGCGCTCGTCGAGGAGATGCCACACCCGCTCGCGGCGCTCCAGCGAGGTGACGTCACCGAGTGGCGCGCCACCGTCGTGGTCAAGGAGACCGCAGTGCTCACCGCAGCCCACCGTCGCACCGTCGACGGCGAGCTCGCAGACCGGCTCCCCGACCTCGGCGACCGCCGCGCCGGCGCCGCGGCCCGTGCCATCGGCTACCGGCTGGACCCCGGCTCGAGCCTGCGCCGGGTACGCGGAGCGCACGCCGACCGCTGCGTCACCGTGCGACCGGCACCGGACACCATGACCCACCTGACCGGCTTCCTCCCGGTGAAGGACGGCGTCGCCTGCCATACCGCGCTCACCCGGGCCGCCGACGCCGCTACGGCCGCCGGCGACGACCGCACCCGGAGCCAGCTCATGGCCGACCTGCTCGTCGAACGCGTCACCGGTGTCGCCCCCGCGACCGGCACCCCCGTCGCCCTGCACCTCGTCATGGACCAGCAGGCGCTGCTGGCCGCCCCCACCGACGCACCGCCCTCGGCCCACGAAGCCGCCGCCGAGACCGCGGCGCACCTCGACGGCTACGGACCCATCCCCGCCTGGCTCGCCCGCCGGATCGTCCGGGACTCCGACCGCGTCTGGCTCCGACGGCTGTTCACCGACCCCGTCACCGGACAGCTCGCCGCCACCGACTCCCGTGCCCGCGAGTTCCGCGGCGCGCTCCGCCGCCTCCTGGTGCTGCGCGACCAGACCTGCCGTACGCCGTGGTGCGACGCCCCCGTACGCCACCTCGACCACGCCACTGCCGTCAGCGACGGCGGGCAGACCACGTACGCCCACGGGCAAGGTCTGTGCGCCCGGTGCAACTACGCCAAGGAGCTCGACGGCTGGTCGCACCGGCCGGAGGCCACCGGCACCACCGTGCGCGGACCGACCGGTCACAGCTGGTTCAGCCCCACCCCGGTGCACCGACCACCCGGGCGAGCACCCGCGCCGGCTCCCTCACCCCGCCGCAGCCCTGCGGAGACACACCTCGCGGCACTCATCGCCGCCTGA
- a CDS encoding CsbD family protein translates to MGLDDKASNKAEEAKGKVKEGVGEATDDQEMKDEGRADQAKSDLKQAGEKVKDVFK, encoded by the coding sequence ATGGGACTGGACGACAAGGCGAGCAACAAGGCCGAGGAGGCCAAGGGCAAGGTCAAGGAGGGCGTCGGTGAAGCCACCGACGACCAGGAGATGAAGGACGAGGGCCGCGCCGACCAGGCCAAGTCCGACCTGAAGCAGGCCGGCGAGAAGGTCAAGGACGTCTTCAAGTAG
- a CDS encoding SRPBCC family protein, producing MPDVERTVTTTTPLTRVWEYLHDFSNATEWDPPTVSCERISGDGGLGTTYRNVSELLGQQQEVTFEVVDFVEYQRFQLAGDAGDSLQLRDTITLAESADGGTDVTYHAEFMPQGAAKLATPLMPPGLQVLASRVADSLQKTLDGL from the coding sequence GTGCCGGACGTCGAACGCACCGTGACCACCACGACCCCGCTGACCCGCGTGTGGGAGTACCTCCACGACTTCAGCAACGCCACCGAGTGGGACCCGCCGACGGTCTCGTGCGAGCGCATCTCCGGCGACGGGGGTCTGGGCACCACGTACCGCAACGTCTCCGAGCTGCTCGGACAGCAGCAGGAGGTCACCTTCGAGGTGGTCGACTTCGTCGAGTACCAGCGCTTCCAGCTCGCCGGCGACGCCGGTGACTCGCTGCAGCTGCGCGACACCATCACCCTCGCCGAGAGCGCGGACGGCGGCACCGACGTGACCTACCACGCCGAGTTCATGCCGCAGGGTGCCGCGAAGCTGGCGACTCCCCTGATGCCACCGGGGCTGCAGGTGCTCGCCTCGCGCGTGGCGGACAGCCTGCAGAAGACCCTCGACGGGCTCTGA
- a CDS encoding glycosyltransferase: MSTPGRRSVGAVVPVHGRHRHLARCLEGLLHGDRAPDRVVVVAVDDDLVRLSAALRRHLADPRVTVVHQRLGAPLAIAAARNAGAAQALATGADVLVMLDVDVVAGPGLVQAYAAACREHPDTVWSGPVTYLEQQHDRVPVADLPDHDAPHPARPTTSPGVREPLEDPDLFWSLSFALSASAWRATGGFCETYRGYGAEDTDFARLVLSAGLRLGWDGSARGYHQWHPTSDPPVQHLEAMLRNGAVYADRWGRWPMRGWLDALADQGLVVRTPDGGYAHPSGPARR; encoded by the coding sequence GTGAGCACGCCCGGCCGCCGATCGGTGGGCGCGGTGGTGCCCGTGCACGGTCGGCACCGCCATCTCGCGCGCTGCCTCGAGGGACTGCTGCACGGCGACCGCGCCCCCGACCGCGTCGTGGTCGTGGCGGTCGACGACGACCTGGTCCGGCTCTCCGCGGCGCTGCGGCGGCACCTCGCCGACCCGCGGGTCACGGTGGTCCACCAGCGCCTCGGGGCACCGCTGGCGATCGCCGCGGCCCGCAACGCCGGCGCGGCGCAGGCTCTGGCCACGGGCGCCGACGTGCTCGTCATGCTCGACGTCGACGTCGTCGCGGGCCCCGGCCTGGTGCAGGCGTACGCCGCCGCCTGCCGCGAGCACCCCGACACCGTGTGGTCGGGACCCGTGACCTACCTCGAGCAGCAGCACGACCGGGTGCCGGTCGCCGACCTGCCCGACCACGACGCACCGCACCCGGCGCGGCCCACGACGAGCCCCGGCGTACGCGAACCGCTCGAGGACCCCGACCTGTTCTGGTCGCTGTCCTTCGCACTCTCCGCGTCGGCCTGGCGCGCCACGGGCGGGTTCTGCGAGACCTACCGCGGCTACGGCGCCGAGGACACCGACTTCGCCCGGCTGGTGCTGTCCGCCGGGTTGCGCCTCGGGTGGGACGGGTCGGCCCGCGGCTACCACCAGTGGCACCCGACGTCCGACCCGCCGGTGCAGCACCTGGAGGCGATGCTGCGCAACGGCGCCGTGTACGCCGACCGCTGGGGGCGGTGGCCCATGCGGGGGTGGCTCGACGCGCTGGCCGACCAGGGTCTCGTGGTCCGTACGCCCGACGGCGGCTACGCCCACCCCTCCGGACCTGCGCGGCGCTAG
- a CDS encoding glycosyltransferase — MRVLLLAASTNPVREPFTGGLESHTHLLARLLAARGHEVTLLAPAGADPGLDVTVVAAPRFVPSPAAAEDVNAPSAQWMADHHTYLGAMLDLARGAQRDFDVVHDNSLHHLPVAMAPTVDVPVLTTLHTPPLPWLESAVALAGPGARFSAVSGTCRTAWRHCVDAAVVRNGVDTARWTPGPGGEDLVWTGRLTAEKAPHEAILAARAAGRRIRLAGPVTDAAYVEACVRPLLGPDAEYLGHLRHPELVRLVGESAVALVTPRWDEPYGLVAAEAMACGTPVAAYDRGALSEVVTRYGGVVCPPGDIGALAAATARAAMLPRDLVRSAAVRSCSAERMVDEYEGLYLDVVGRERAA, encoded by the coding sequence CTGCGGGTGTTGCTGCTCGCGGCCTCGACGAACCCGGTCCGTGAACCGTTCACCGGCGGTCTGGAGTCGCACACCCATCTCCTCGCGCGTCTGCTCGCCGCGCGTGGCCACGAGGTGACGCTGCTGGCCCCCGCCGGAGCCGACCCGGGTCTGGACGTCACCGTGGTCGCAGCGCCACGCTTCGTCCCGAGCCCGGCCGCCGCCGAGGACGTCAACGCGCCGTCCGCACAGTGGATGGCCGACCACCACACCTACCTCGGGGCGATGCTCGACCTCGCCCGCGGCGCGCAACGCGACTTCGACGTCGTGCACGACAACAGCCTCCACCACCTGCCGGTCGCGATGGCTCCCACCGTGGACGTGCCGGTGCTGACCACGCTGCACACGCCGCCGCTGCCGTGGCTGGAGTCGGCGGTCGCACTGGCCGGGCCGGGGGCACGGTTCTCCGCGGTCAGCGGCACCTGTCGTACGGCCTGGCGCCACTGCGTCGACGCGGCCGTCGTCCGCAACGGGGTCGACACCGCGCGGTGGACACCGGGACCGGGCGGCGAGGACCTCGTGTGGACCGGGCGCCTCACCGCCGAGAAGGCGCCCCACGAGGCGATCCTCGCCGCGCGCGCCGCCGGTCGCCGGATCCGGCTCGCGGGACCGGTCACCGACGCGGCGTACGTCGAGGCGTGCGTGCGTCCCCTCCTGGGCCCGGACGCGGAGTACCTCGGTCACCTGCGTCACCCCGAGCTCGTACGCCTCGTCGGGGAGTCCGCCGTCGCGCTCGTGACGCCCCGGTGGGACGAGCCGTACGGTCTGGTCGCAGCCGAGGCGATGGCCTGCGGGACCCCGGTCGCGGCGTACGACAGGGGCGCCCTGAGCGAGGTCGTGACCCGGTACGGCGGCGTGGTCTGTCCTCCCGGAGACATCGGTGCCCTGGCCGCGGCGACGGCGCGCGCCGCCATGCTGCCCCGGGACCTGGTGCGGTCCGCGGCCGTACGCAGCTGCTCGGCGGAGCGGATGGTCGACGAGTACGAGGGCCTCTACCTCGACGTCGTCGGGCGCGAGCGCGCCGCGTGA
- a CDS encoding response regulator transcription factor: protein MLRRVSAIRVAIVNDYELVVQGLAAMLGRFGDRIDVVEVDSRMRVVSDVDIALYDTFGQPQGAELNISDVVTPGSATKVVVYSWNHDPDLVEASFEAGAAGYVEKSVSGADLVDRLERVHAGEQVRPQVDQHDTVDGDVGDWPGQQHGLTPRESEVLALICQGFSNDHICSRTYITLNTLKGYIRNLYRKIGVDDRPNAILWGVDHGFRPDRVRRIDT, encoded by the coding sequence ATGCTGCGGCGCGTGTCCGCCATCCGCGTCGCCATCGTCAACGACTACGAGCTCGTCGTGCAGGGTCTCGCCGCCATGCTCGGCCGGTTCGGTGACCGCATCGACGTCGTCGAGGTCGACAGCCGCATGCGCGTCGTCTCCGACGTCGACATCGCGTTGTACGACACCTTCGGCCAGCCCCAGGGCGCCGAGCTGAACATCTCCGACGTCGTCACCCCGGGCTCGGCCACGAAGGTCGTCGTCTACTCCTGGAACCACGACCCCGACCTGGTCGAGGCCAGTTTCGAGGCCGGGGCCGCGGGCTACGTGGAGAAGTCGGTGAGCGGCGCGGACCTGGTCGACCGGCTCGAGCGTGTGCACGCCGGCGAGCAGGTGCGCCCCCAGGTCGACCAGCACGACACCGTCGACGGTGACGTGGGCGACTGGCCGGGGCAGCAGCACGGGCTGACCCCGCGCGAGAGCGAGGTGCTCGCGCTGATCTGCCAGGGGTTCAGCAACGACCACATCTGCAGCCGCACGTACATCACGCTGAACACCCTCAAGGGCTACATCCGCAACCTCTACCGCAAGATCGGCGTCGACGACCGGCCCAACGCCATCCTGTGGGGCGTCGACCACGGCTTCCGGCCCGACCGCGTGCGTCGCATCGACACCTGA
- a CDS encoding response regulator transcription factor — MLLTVPSPIRVAVVNDYEIVVRGIAAMLESFSDRVVVVELDSNLPVISEVDVVLYDTFGQPQGAQLDPSTVLAGAGEAKLVVYSWNVSADLIDTSFTTGAHGYVPKSVSGQELVALIERVQAGEHVRPEPDRSEIVGDVGAWPGQDIGLTPRESEVLALICQGFSNDDICGRTHLSLNTLKGYIRNLYRKIGVADRANAILWGVDHGFRPDQVRHVKP, encoded by the coding sequence ATGCTCTTGACCGTGCCGTCCCCCATCCGCGTCGCCGTGGTCAACGACTACGAGATCGTCGTGCGCGGCATCGCCGCCATGCTGGAGTCCTTCTCCGACCGGGTCGTCGTCGTCGAGCTCGACAGCAACCTGCCGGTGATCTCCGAGGTCGACGTCGTCCTCTACGACACCTTCGGCCAGCCCCAGGGCGCCCAGCTCGACCCCAGCACGGTGCTGGCCGGGGCGGGCGAGGCCAAGCTGGTCGTCTACTCCTGGAACGTCTCGGCTGACCTGATCGACACCTCCTTCACGACCGGCGCCCACGGCTACGTGCCGAAGTCGGTCTCCGGGCAGGAGCTCGTCGCCCTCATCGAGCGCGTCCAGGCCGGCGAGCACGTACGCCCCGAGCCCGACCGCTCCGAGATCGTCGGGGACGTCGGCGCCTGGCCCGGTCAGGACATCGGGCTGACCCCGCGCGAGTCCGAGGTGCTGGCCCTGATCTGCCAGGGCTTCAGCAACGACGACATCTGCGGGCGTACGCACCTGAGCCTGAACACGCTGAAGGGCTACATCCGCAACCTCTACCGCAAGATCGGCGTCGCCGATCGCGCCAACGCCATCCTCTGGGGCGTCGACCACGGTTTCCGGCCCGACCAGGTCAGGCACGTCAAGCCCTGA
- a CDS encoding SEC-C domain-containing protein has product MSEQPVEEWLAEQLDALADAFDLDDDQAMAAVMVASLAHEVGDVVLERLDAEGSDLASGGEELQAYATEVLSSPAGGDEDPGEGLDAETLLQILPHLRDPDVAEATLSQTLNTLDPEGGHEAVRAAALGLGTLAEFLVPQAPVEARPALHWLWARAAEALADTEEAERLHEAALDSDPDWSPALYDLARVANDRGDAVRALSLLRRSRAREDDVLVETLQRFVPRDRTDIGRNDPCWCGSGRKYKACHRGRETLTLAERLPWLVAKADLHLTYGGAGVLLHAVAAWWTDGQREPEAQLDALADPLLRDAVLFEGAGLQVYLHERGALLPDDESELAARLVAAPRQVLDVEVPGSSTVRVRPVAGTPGEPTESVEVDSRSLAGVRKGDVVAARLVEIDERWHAFGTVELIDPAAALGLAEGLAAGPDAYETVQLVFDAMPAQ; this is encoded by the coding sequence ATGAGCGAGCAACCCGTCGAGGAGTGGCTCGCGGAGCAGCTCGACGCCCTGGCCGATGCCTTCGATCTCGACGACGACCAGGCCATGGCCGCCGTCATGGTGGCGAGCCTGGCGCACGAGGTCGGCGACGTCGTCCTCGAGCGCCTCGACGCCGAGGGGTCGGATCTCGCGAGCGGCGGCGAGGAGCTGCAGGCGTACGCCACGGAGGTGCTCTCCTCCCCCGCCGGCGGCGACGAGGACCCGGGCGAGGGACTGGACGCGGAGACGCTGCTGCAGATTCTCCCCCACCTCCGCGATCCGGACGTCGCCGAGGCGACGCTGAGCCAGACCCTGAACACGCTCGACCCCGAGGGCGGGCACGAGGCCGTACGCGCCGCCGCCCTCGGACTCGGGACCCTCGCGGAGTTTCTGGTGCCACAGGCGCCGGTCGAGGCACGCCCGGCCCTGCACTGGCTCTGGGCGCGCGCTGCCGAGGCGCTGGCCGACACCGAGGAGGCCGAGCGCCTCCACGAGGCCGCCCTCGATTCCGACCCCGACTGGTCGCCGGCGCTCTATGACCTCGCCCGCGTCGCGAACGACCGCGGCGACGCCGTCCGGGCCCTGTCGCTGCTGCGCCGCAGCCGGGCCCGCGAGGACGACGTGCTGGTCGAGACCCTGCAGCGGTTCGTCCCCCGGGACCGCACCGACATCGGCCGCAACGACCCCTGCTGGTGCGGGTCGGGCCGCAAGTACAAGGCCTGCCACCGAGGTCGCGAGACCCTCACCCTGGCCGAGCGCCTGCCCTGGCTGGTCGCGAAGGCCGACCTGCACCTGACCTACGGCGGTGCGGGCGTGCTCCTGCACGCGGTGGCGGCCTGGTGGACCGACGGGCAGCGCGAGCCCGAGGCGCAGCTCGACGCCCTCGCGGACCCGCTGCTGCGCGACGCGGTGCTCTTCGAGGGCGCCGGTCTCCAGGTCTACCTGCACGAGCGCGGCGCGCTGCTCCCCGACGACGAGAGCGAGCTCGCGGCACGGCTCGTCGCGGCCCCGCGGCAGGTCCTCGACGTCGAGGTCCCCGGGTCGAGCACGGTGCGCGTACGCCCCGTCGCCGGCACCCCCGGTGAACCGACCGAGTCGGTCGAGGTCGACTCCCGCAGCCTGGCGGGCGTACGCAAGGGCGACGTCGTCGCCGCCCGGCTCGTCGAGATCGACGAGCGTTGGCACGCCTTCGGCACCGTCGAGCTCATCGACCCGGCCGCGGCGCTGGGCCTCGCCGAAGGACTGGCCGCTGGGCCCGACGCGTACGAGACCGTGCAGCTGGTCTTCGACGCGATGCCGGCGCAATGA
- a CDS encoding TetR/AcrR family transcriptional regulator — translation MSTSSESPAATDNGTARPRRKRVRLTHDQRAAQLLEIAGTLFTSHGYENVSIEDIARAAGVTRPVIYQHYGSKDGIYLACVEQVSAEFMDQLTVAREEAGGDLVAFIELGTSVLFDLLVEHPGAWALLFGATLTEGGPLAEKMSELRFGAVDRMGELAAEFVPGADRDALDAFANAVSGIADSFGRWWLRRPDLPREAVEHYFRVFVKGAMSSAAHAMADRPA, via the coding sequence GTGAGCACCAGCTCCGAGTCCCCCGCCGCCACCGACAACGGCACCGCGCGGCCGCGTCGCAAGCGCGTACGCCTCACCCACGACCAGCGGGCGGCCCAGCTGCTCGAGATCGCCGGCACCCTGTTCACCTCCCACGGCTACGAGAACGTCTCGATCGAGGACATCGCCCGTGCCGCCGGCGTCACCCGGCCGGTGATCTACCAGCACTACGGGTCCAAGGACGGCATCTACCTGGCCTGCGTCGAGCAGGTCAGCGCGGAGTTCATGGACCAGCTCACCGTTGCCCGCGAGGAGGCGGGCGGTGACCTCGTCGCCTTCATCGAGCTCGGCACCTCCGTGCTCTTCGACCTGCTGGTGGAGCATCCGGGCGCCTGGGCGCTGCTCTTCGGCGCGACGCTGACCGAGGGCGGTCCCCTGGCAGAGAAGATGAGCGAGCTGCGCTTCGGTGCGGTCGACCGCATGGGCGAGCTGGCCGCGGAGTTCGTGCCCGGCGCCGACCGCGATGCCCTAGACGCCTTCGCGAACGCCGTCTCCGGCATCGCGGACTCCTTCGGGCGCTGGTGGCTGCGTCGGCCGGACCTGCCGCGCGAGGCGGTCGAGCACTACTTCCGCGTCTTCGTGAAGGGCGCGATGAGCTCCGCGGCTCACGCGATGGCCGACCGGCCGGCATGA
- a CDS encoding 5'-nucleotidase C-terminal domain-containing protein — MPSRTTTRAPRRHRSGLAAAAVTALTAGVLAVPAAGTAAPAPTSPVPTAGTTTAAAAATALERRAKKDKSKGKKKGENKRQGQALRLTILHNNDGESQLLGAPGAEDFGGIARFKTLSAQLKKEARTGRSARQGGLKRAAVMLSSGDNFLAGPEFTASLEKGVPFYDSIGLDAVGYDAMAIGNHEFDFGPDVLADFITGFGADAEDRPPFVSANLDVSEEASLAALKADGTIVRRTVVKKRGERIGIVGATTPALRSVSSPRDVVVRQAVAAIVQNQVDALSAKGVNKVILISHLQSILEDQDLVSRLQGVDIAIAGGGDELLANEGDLLVPGDEISVGLDGEPLSYPQYATDATDTEVPIVTTAGDYKYVGRLIVKFNRKGELVKVGERSGPVRVSGVAPDAVAPNPFVQRAVVEPVQAYVDQLAETVLADAEEPLDGTRNAVRSMETNLGNLLADALLYAGRQNAAEFGVVEPDVALQNAGGIRNGAVLEPGDFTALDAFDVAPFTNFVSVVPGVSRSQFKEILENAVSAPAGETGISPDGQFAQVAGFSFVYDLSGQAQEVNDAGDVLTPGTRVQTVTLDDGTVLVENGQVVEGAPIAVATNDFSARGGDQYPFRGLDFTTVGVTYQQALADYVAEGLGGVVTAEDYPAGGEGRITAQ; from the coding sequence GTGCCCTCTCGCACCACGACGCGCGCACCGCGTCGCCACCGGTCCGGCCTCGCCGCCGCCGCCGTCACCGCCCTGACCGCCGGAGTGCTCGCGGTGCCCGCCGCCGGCACCGCCGCGCCCGCCCCGACGTCGCCCGTGCCGACAGCCGGCACCACGACCGCGGCGGCCGCAGCGACGGCACTCGAGCGCCGCGCGAAGAAGGACAAGTCGAAGGGCAAGAAGAAGGGCGAGAACAAGCGCCAGGGCCAGGCGCTGCGCCTGACGATCCTGCACAACAACGACGGTGAGTCCCAGCTGCTCGGTGCCCCCGGCGCCGAGGACTTCGGCGGCATCGCGCGGTTCAAGACGCTCTCCGCGCAGCTGAAGAAGGAGGCGCGTACGGGCCGCAGCGCCCGACAGGGCGGCCTGAAGCGTGCAGCCGTGATGCTCTCCTCCGGCGACAACTTCCTCGCCGGTCCGGAGTTCACCGCGAGCCTGGAGAAGGGCGTCCCGTTCTACGACTCGATCGGTCTCGACGCGGTCGGCTACGACGCGATGGCGATCGGCAACCACGAGTTCGACTTCGGTCCCGACGTGCTGGCCGACTTCATCACCGGATTCGGTGCCGACGCCGAGGACCGTCCGCCGTTCGTCTCGGCGAACCTCGACGTGAGCGAGGAGGCCAGTCTGGCCGCGCTCAAGGCCGACGGCACCATCGTCAGGCGCACCGTGGTCAAGAAGCGCGGCGAGCGCATCGGCATCGTCGGCGCCACCACCCCGGCGCTGCGTTCGGTCTCCAGCCCTCGTGACGTCGTGGTGCGTCAGGCCGTCGCCGCGATCGTGCAGAACCAGGTGGACGCGCTGAGCGCCAAGGGCGTCAACAAGGTGATCCTCATCAGCCACCTGCAGAGCATCCTCGAGGACCAGGACCTGGTCTCGCGGCTCCAGGGCGTCGACATCGCCATCGCCGGCGGTGGCGACGAGCTGCTGGCGAACGAGGGCGACCTGCTCGTCCCCGGTGACGAGATCTCGGTCGGTCTCGACGGCGAGCCGCTGTCCTACCCGCAGTACGCCACCGACGCGACCGACACCGAGGTGCCGATCGTGACCACGGCCGGTGACTACAAGTACGTCGGGCGGCTGATCGTGAAGTTCAACCGCAAGGGCGAGCTCGTGAAGGTCGGCGAGCGCAGCGGCCCCGTGCGCGTCTCCGGCGTCGCGCCGGACGCTGTCGCCCCGAACCCCTTCGTGCAGCGCGCGGTCGTCGAGCCGGTCCAGGCGTACGTCGACCAGCTGGCCGAGACGGTGCTCGCGGACGCCGAGGAGCCGCTGGACGGCACCCGCAACGCAGTCCGCAGCATGGAGACGAACCTGGGGAACCTGCTAGCCGACGCCCTGCTCTACGCGGGCCGGCAGAACGCCGCGGAGTTCGGCGTCGTCGAGCCCGACGTCGCCCTGCAGAACGCAGGCGGCATCCGCAACGGCGCCGTGCTCGAGCCCGGTGACTTCACCGCGCTCGACGCGTTCGACGTCGCGCCGTTCACCAACTTCGTCTCCGTGGTGCCGGGCGTCAGCCGTTCGCAGTTCAAGGAGATCCTGGAGAACGCTGTCTCGGCCCCCGCGGGTGAGACGGGCATCAGCCCCGACGGGCAGTTCGCGCAGGTGGCCGGCTTCTCGTTCGTCTACGACCTCTCCGGCCAGGCTCAGGAGGTCAACGACGCGGGCGACGTGCTCACGCCGGGCACCCGGGTGCAGACCGTCACGCTGGACGACGGGACCGTGCTCGTCGAGAACGGCCAGGTCGTCGAGGGCGCCCCGATCGCGGTCGCGACGAACGACTTCTCCGCGCGCGGTGGCGACCAGTACCCCTTCCGTGGACTGGACTTCACCACGGTCGGCGTCACCTACCAGCAGGCGCTCGCCGACTACGTCGCCGAGGGTCTGGGCGGCGTCGTCACGGCCGAGGACTACCCGGCCGGCGGGGAGGGCCGCATCACCGCCCAGTGA